Proteins from a genomic interval of Desulfitibacter alkalitolerans DSM 16504:
- a CDS encoding stalk domain-containing protein yields MRKKMHQNWKLKLLILCLALCLSLLSSPTAIAVDGYGDVFAFGHNSSGTLGLGDTKDRFTPSKIEGVGPIVSFSASGLGRFSLIVNDKGEVYSFGSNFYGQLGHGDTKDRTTPARIKGLGAAKAVSAGSGHSLVLLDNGDVYSFGFRTHGQLGHNASTHTTNSPIPAKIEGLGPVQAVAAGHWHSLMLLENGDVYSSGRNSNGELGLGQGVGTGTINFPVKIEGLGLIKAISAGQYHSLVLTNTGEVYAFGENKQGQLGLGDTNNRFTPTRITGIGKAVAIAAGGYHSLVILENGDVLSFGRNNHGQLGVNANRYDPTVTPTRVEGLGKAQAVSAGREHSLVLLENGDVYGFGRNNWGELGWNPAAGRHPAPAYNPIPNKIAGLGRAQAVSAGYNYSLVLVGIEREISVNINNKRLHTDVPPVIINGRTMVPLRAIFEALDMEVEWIAETRTIVGTKGSSRIQLTVDSIQSTINGSNVTLDVPATVIEGRTLVPVRFIAESTGQQVGWDARTRTVNITSVEPGDWFRN; encoded by the coding sequence AAAAAATGCACCAAAACTGGAAATTAAAGCTGCTCATTCTGTGCCTGGCTTTGTGCCTGTCACTTTTAAGTTCTCCAACAGCTATTGCAGTAGATGGGTATGGTGATGTATTTGCCTTTGGGCATAATAGCAGCGGGACGCTAGGACTTGGCGATACAAAAGACAGGTTTACACCTTCAAAAATTGAAGGCGTGGGACCAATAGTTTCCTTTTCCGCTTCTGGATTAGGCAGGTTCTCCTTGATAGTAAACGATAAAGGTGAGGTTTATTCTTTCGGAAGCAATTTCTATGGCCAGCTTGGTCACGGAGATACCAAAGATAGAACTACACCTGCTAGAATCAAAGGTTTAGGAGCAGCAAAAGCTGTTTCAGCAGGCAGTGGTCATTCATTAGTATTACTGGATAATGGTGATGTCTATTCCTTTGGATTTAGAACACATGGCCAATTAGGGCATAATGCATCAACCCATACCACAAACAGCCCAATTCCAGCTAAAATCGAGGGTCTCGGACCGGTTCAGGCTGTTGCCGCTGGGCACTGGCACTCCCTGATGCTGCTGGAAAACGGTGATGTTTACTCCTCCGGACGCAATAGCAATGGCGAACTAGGACTAGGCCAAGGAGTAGGCACTGGCACCATTAATTTTCCTGTAAAAATCGAAGGGTTAGGGCTAATTAAGGCAATATCTGCTGGACAGTATCATTCGCTAGTGCTTACTAATACAGGCGAGGTCTATGCTTTTGGAGAAAATAAACAGGGCCAGTTAGGCCTGGGGGATACAAACAATAGGTTTACCCCAACTCGTATTACCGGAATAGGAAAAGCTGTGGCAATAGCTGCCGGGGGGTATCATTCCCTGGTAATACTGGAAAACGGTGATGTGCTGTCCTTTGGGCGTAACAATCACGGCCAGTTAGGTGTAAATGCCAACAGATATGACCCGACTGTAACTCCAACTAGAGTAGAAGGATTAGGCAAAGCACAAGCTGTGTCAGCTGGCCGGGAGCATTCCCTGGTGCTCTTAGAAAATGGTGATGTGTATGGTTTTGGACGAAATAACTGGGGTGAACTAGGCTGGAATCCGGCAGCCGGCAGACATCCAGCACCTGCATATAATCCTATTCCAAACAAGATTGCGGGTTTAGGAAGGGCCCAGGCCGTTTCAGCAGGCTACAACTACTCTTTAGTGCTTGTGGGTATTGAGAGAGAAATTTCAGTTAATATCAATAACAAAAGATTGCACACAGATGTTCCACCGGTGATTATCAACGGCAGAACAATGGTCCCCTTGAGGGCAATTTTTGAAGCCCTGGACATGGAGGTGGAATGGATTGCTGAAACCAGGACTATAGTAGGTACAAAAGGTTCAAGCAGGATTCAACTGACCGTGGACAGCATCCAGAGTACTATAAACGGCAGTAATGTTACACTGGATGTACCGGCCACTGTTATTGAAGGCAGAACCCTTGTGCCGGTAAGATTTATCGCTGAAAGTACCGGCCAACAAGTAGGATGGGATGCCAGAACCAGGACAGTCAATATAACTTCCGTTGAGCCGGGTGATTGGTTTCGAAATTAA